In the Clostridium gelidum genome, TGAAAGTAAAACCATTGATGCAGCTAATGTTTCTTTTATAGGCGCAATTCCAGAAAGCACTCTATAACCTCGCTTATGCAATCCTGGACCTGTTGTATCTATTGTTAGTGTAACTATATCTTTTAAAATTGCCACTTCTATTTTATAAACAGGACCACTTTCACTAAATTGCTCTATTTTATAGCTTTCACTCATACTAGTGATAACAGCTTTTTTAACTATAGATTGACAATCTGGAACGCTATGAAGTGTTGATTTAATACTTTTCCCAACAACATGCATAACCCCATCTTTCGGGATTAGTTTGCTCCAATCTACTTTTTTTGTTCCTTGGAATAGTTCTTCAAAAGATTTCGCTTCAAATTCAGCCATTTTTATAAGAACTCTATCTGCAGTTCTTAAATGAATATTAGCTATAGCTATATCCATTTCATCGCCTTCAAAAGTTACCTTTCCATTTTCAATTTTTAAATTTTCATATCCAAGTGTTCTTAATTCTTTTGCTGTTATACTCTCTATTCCAAATGTACTTGTTGCAATTAAATCATACATAATTTTATATTCTCCTTTGTTCAAATTCACTCTTTTATTTTACTCAGTATCATTTGAATCATATATTTTAACACAATCTTCTCCATCAGTTTCTTTTAAATAAACTTCTATAGCTTCACTTTTTGAAGTAGGAATATTCTTTCCTACATAATCAGCTCTAATAGGTAATTCCTTGTGACCTCTATCTATAAGAACTGCTAATTGAATAACTGTAGGTCTATTTACATCTATAATAGCATCTATTGCAGCTCTAACTGTTCTACCAGTGTATAAAACATCATCTATTATAACTATTTTCTTGTCTTTTATTTCAAGTCCCAAATCTATATTTCTAATTTCTAAATTTTCCTTTGAAATATCTAAATCATCTCTATATAAAGTTATATCTACAGAACCAACTGGAACTTCTTTCCCTTCAATTCCTTTAATATAATTTGCAATTCTCTTTGCAAGTGGATATCCTCTAGTTTTAATTCCAAGCAAAACTAAATCCTCTACCCCTTTATTTCTTTCTATTATTTCATGAGAAACTCTTATTAATGTTCTATCTATAGCCTTCTCATCCAATAGAACTGCTTTCAATTTCATGTTATCCCTCCGCTTTTAAACTAAGTATTCCTTAATTATAGATAAACAAATTCTAAGTATAAGTCTAGATTTCAATTTGGATATCTATATATTCTTATAAAATCACATATATTATACTACAACAATCTATTAATCTAATCATCTAATCTCATTTCTTAATTTATCTATCAAACCAATAAAATACTCTGGTAATTCTGTAGTGAATTCAACATATTTATTTTCTGTTGGATGAATAAATCCTAAAGTCTTAGCATGTAACACTTGCCCTTTTAACTTAAATCTTTGTTTTTTAAAGCCATAAAGAGGATCTCCAACTAATGGGAAACCAATTGATGCCATATGAACTCTTATTTGGTGTGTCCTACCAGTTTCTAATATACATTTTATTAAGGTATAACCATTATATCTTTCAATAACTTCATAATGTGTTACAGCTCTCTTTCCATCATCTACAATTCCCATCTTTAATCTATCTCTTTTATTTCTTGCAAGTGGTTTATCAATAGTACCCTTCTCGTTTTTAAGTCTTCCTTCAATTAAGGCATAATATTCCCTTTTCATAGAGTGATCTTTCAATTGTTCTGAAAGTTTGTTGTGAGATTCGTCATTTTTAGCAACGACTAAAATGCCAGATGTATCCTTATCAATTCTATGAACTATTCCAGGTCTTATAACCCCATTTATACTAGATAAATCTTTGCAATGAAAAAGTAAAGCATTAACTAATGTTCCATTATAGTTACCTGGTGCAGGATGTACAACCATCCCTTGGACTTTATTAACAACTATTAAATCTTTATCTTCATATAATATGTGTAAAGGTATTTCTTCTGCATCTACCTTTAATACTTCTGGTTCTTTAAATATTACTTCAATTTCATCAAAAGCCTTTAATTTATAATTGCTTTTAGGAACTTTACCATTAACCTTAATACTATCCTTTTCAATAAGTCCTTGAATAAAAGATCTTGATTTATCAACAAAAACTTCAGACAAATATTTATCAATTCTTGTTCCCTGATCCTTTTCATCAACTGTAAAAATATTTTTATCCATAAATCAATGTCTCCTTCTTTAAAACGTGTTATTTCAACATTATAAGGCATATGAAATGAAATGACAAGTTAATGATACTCTGTAAATTTTTCATCAGACAATTAAAAGTATGCTTAATAGTGATGATAATCAATAAGAAAAAGCAATATATTTAACCCTTAACCATCATATATAACGGTTTTACAATTTTTTTTTAATATGTTATCATTATTTTATATTTGTATATAATTTGTTATTGTCTATTAAGTTTACATAATTGACAGCGTAAACTATTAATTTTAATTAAGACATATATGGGGGGAGCATTATTTATGGACATTTTGTCACTTTTAGGTCTAGTAGTAGCCTTTGGATCTATAATAGTAGGTTATTTATTAGCACATGGTCAAATACTTGCACTACTAAAATTAACTTCTGGAATAATAGTTATAGGAGGAACACTTGGCGCAACTGCAGTTTCTTTTCCTTCAAAAACATTAAAAAAGATGCCGAAAGTAATAGCACTAGCCTTTAAAAAGAAAGAGTTTGATTTACAACAACATATCATATATTTCAAAGATGTTTCACTTAAAACTAGAAGAGATGGGCTTTTAAGTCTAGAATCGGAATTGACTGGTGCAGATTTAGATCCGTTTATAAAAAAAGGACTACAAATGGTTGTTGATGGTATAGAACCAGCATCTGTTAAAAGTATTTTAAATACTAAATTGGAACAACTTGCCTCAAGACATGATGATTGTATTGAGATGTTTTCAGCAGCTGGTGGCTATGCACCTACTATGGGTATTGTAGGAACTGTAACAAGTTTAGTTATTGTACTAGCTAATTTAGCTGATCCATCTGCAATGGGTGGAGAAATTGCTTCTGCCTTTGTAGCAACATTATACGGACTTGGTACTGCAAATCTCTTTTGGCTTCCTATTGCTAGTAAATTAAAAGAAATTAATAAGGCCGAAATTATTGAAAAAGAAATGATTATTGAAGCTGTCCTTCTCATTCAAGAAGGAGTTAATCCAAATACTTTAGTAAGTAAGCTTGTTGGTTACTTAACTGATGAACAAGCCAAATTATTAGAAGATAATTAAAAGAGGTATATATAATGAAGAGAATAAAAAAAGAAAAAGATAATTCTGAGAGATGGATGCTTTCTTACTTAGATTTTATAACCTTACTTATGATTTTCTTTCTAATGATGTATGCAATGTCTACTGTCGATAGTAGCAAAGCTACAGCTCTTGCAAAGTCATTAAAAGTAGGGTTTAATTCTGGGAATGGAGAAAATATTATAGCAGTATCTGATGATACCAATGCTCCCCCTAAAGTAGTGGATCAAGAAACATTAGATGCTTTAGCTGAAACCGAAAAACTAGAGGATATTAAAAAGAAAGTAGATGAACTTGTAAATAATTCAGAATTGAAAGGAAGTGTTACTACAACAATTCAAGAAAGAGGACTATTAATAAGCTTTAATGATAGTGTATTTTTTAATAGTGGTGAAGCTAATATTAAAACTGACTGGCAAGGTAAATTAAAGTCTATATCAAAAGTTTTAAATGGACTCGATAATTACATACGTGTTGAGGGGCATACGGATAACGTTGCAATTAACACAGATTACTTTCCTTCCAATTGGCAACTTTCATCAGTAAGAGCGGCAAATGTAGTTCAATTTTTAATTACTCAAGGAAGTGTTCGTGCAGACAGATTATCATCTGTAGGATATGGAGAATATCGACCAATTAAAAGTAATGCTACTGATGCTGGAAAATCGTCAAATAGACGAGTTGATATAGTAATATTAAATACTAAACTTAATAATTCAGAAACTCCACAATAATTAAATGTAATAAAAAAACCACTTAAAACTTAAGTGGTTTTTTAATATGGTTTATTCACCTTGAACAAAAAAACTTTTTATTTCATTCAATTCATCATTTAATAAATTGCTTTCTTGTAATTTTTGAGTCTTTTCTTCGTCTTCTTCTTTCTCATCTATTGCATCTACTGCAATATGTATTTCTTTTTCTATTATTTCCTCTTGAACTGCATCATCATCATCAATTGGATCTGAAACATTGTAATTTTTAACAAAGTCTTTTTCTAAATCATCAAATGTTTCTATTTGTGTATTCATAAAGTTTCTATATTTTGCTCTAAATTTAATAAATTCTTGTTTAACTTTTTCATGTTCGTCATTTATTTGTATAACATCATTATGAGCTTTATCTGTAAGTTTTTGTGCAGTTTCATTTGCATTTTTCACCATTAATTCTGCTTCTTTTTGAGCAGAATTTTTTGCTTGTTCTGCCGCATTTTGTGCTAATATCAAAGTGTTTTGTATAGTAGTTTCAATTTTTGAATAATGCTCTACTTTTTCGTTTAAATTGGCAAGTTTCTCTTTTAAGTTTCCATTTTCTTTATAAAGTTCTTCATAATTATCTACTACTTCATCTAAAAATTCGTCAACTTCATCGGCATTGTATCCTCGTAGTCCTTTTTTAAATTCCTTATTGTTTATATCCATTGGAGTTAATTTCATACCTTCACCTCAACTATGTATATTTTTTAATTATCATTTTTATTCTTCCACTTTTGCTATTCCCAATAGAATCACCTAAAATAAATTTTCCAAAACCTCTTATGGTAATTCTTTCTTCACCTTTAAGTTCATAACTTTTATCTTTTATCTTAACGTAATTTATAAGAACCTTGCCTTGTTCTATCATTTCTGTGGCATTTGATCTAGATACATTTATAATTCTAGAAACAACTCCATCAATTCTTAAAGAAGAAACTAAAATAATTTCTTCTTTAAAATTAACTTTAGGAATAAGTTCAAAATTATCAATTACTTCTGCCTTGCAAATAACTTTAGAAATTTTATCTATGTTATATATAATAAAATTTTCTATTTCTTCATATACTGGAACATAACAAGTATTTTTATCCACTAATAAATCACCAATTTTATTTCTCTCGATACCAAGAGATAAGATTCCGCCTAAAAAATCTCTATGGGTAAGGTTTAAAAATTTCGATGTATTTTTAATCTTTATTAATTTCATAGGAAATGGATTTTTATATGCATTATTAAAAGAAACCATCCTTCTTTCAGCATCTTCAAAAATTCCATTAGTTTCAACTTTGAAATCATTGCTACACAAATTTTTTTCAAACCACGACCATATGTTTGGTGTATAAAAATTTTTCCCAAACATAGGCATATCTTTATCTTTAGATATCAAATATCTTTCATAAAGGTTTAAAGCATCAGCTCTATCCTGATCAGTAAAATACCTGTTTATTTTTTCTTTCATACTTAAAAAAGACTTCCAAATACAATTCTCTTAAGCATATTAAGAATAACCAGTGCAATTATTGGTGAAAAATCCATTGGTAATCCTGGAATTAATTTATCTTGTAACCTTTTTAGCGGTTCTAAAATTGGATAAATAAAATTGTGTATTATATTCATATACTTATTGCCTTGAATTTGTGGAATCCATGAAGCTATACACTCTATGAATATAGCTAGTTCTAATAAGCTAAATAACCCACTCAAAACTGTGACTATACTATATGTCATACTTTACTCCTCCTATTTTGACCAATTAAATACTGCCTTTGTACTAAGCTCATTCTTAAGCTCATTTGTTACTTCAACATTTGAAGGTGAAAGAATATATACACCTTTTTCTATTTGTTGTAATTCTCCGCCTAAAGCATAGCAAGAACCACTTATAAAATCTAATAATCTTTGTGCAATCTTCAATTCTAAAACTGTTGTATTTACTAAAACTATTCTTCTGTTTTTAAGTGCCTCACAAATTTCAGTTGCCTCTTCGTAGTCAACTGGTTTAGTAATTGTTACCTTTGCATTAGAAGATGTATGGATGTTTACAACTTTGCTATTTTTCTTATTTGTAATAACTGGTTCTATTTCTTCATCTGCTCTCATCTCATTTTCATATTCTTCATCCTCATAATCCTCGTACTCTTCATAGTCCTCAAACCCTAATAAAGCTTTAACCTTTGATAAAATCTTACTCATTTTTTACCCCTCCTGTATTATAATTTCTTTCTCCAAATATTCCTGTTCCTATTCTAACTAAGTTAGAACCTTCTTCTATAGCTGTCATATAATCATGAGTCATTCCCATAGATAATATGTTCATATGGATATTATTATAGTTTTTTTCTTTAAGCTCTTCAAATATTTTTTTTGTTTTTTTGAAATAAGCTCTATTACTATCATCATTTCCTATTGGAATAATAACCATTATTCCCTTTACAGAAATATGGTTGCATTTTTCAATTAATTCTATAAATTCATATAAATTTTCTTCTAAAATTCCACTTTTGCTATCTTCTCTTCCAATATTGATTTGAATTAATACATTCGCCACTTTATCGGCTTTTCCAAAAGCCTTTTCTATTTCATTTAATAAACTAATACTAGCTAAAGAATGTATCAAATAAACATTGTCTACTAAATACTTAACTTTATTACTTTGAAGCTGTCCTATAAAATGCCATCTGACATCATCATGAAAGTTTTCTGATTTTTTTACCAATTCTTGAACTTTATTTTCTCCAAAATCTCTCACACCTGCTATATATGCTTCTTCTAGTGCTTCTAACGGTTTTGTTTTTGAAACAGCTAACAGCTTTACATCTTCTTGAATTTTATATTTTAGTTCTTCTATGTTTTGCTTAATCCCCATAATTTAACACCTTTAAACTATTCCTTTCTATACTTCACTTAGTTTATATTCTATATAACTTTGAAATTCCCTTTAAAAAAATAAATTTAATTTTATTTTTTGCTCTCATATCTCTTCATAAATTCAACATTTGCATTTGATGTTGTTGGTGGCATGATTATTTTATCTATTTTTTCTATGTTCACATAAAGCTTTCTAAACATAAGTTCCCGAACATGACTTCCATCTTCTAAAAGAGCTGCCTTTAATTTTTCAGGATCTCCTATAACATAAATATTAAAAGGAGCATATTCCATTTCGTCATCATCAAACAACATAAATGCCCAGTTGCATGTTACACCAGACCACGGAACAATTCTATGATTATTAACACTAATAGCTTCTGCTCCAGCCATTCGAAGCTCATTTAATATTAATGCCATATCATTATCATGCAAAAGCTTATTGTTTATTTCATCTGTATTTTCTTCACGTGCATTAGTCTTTCCATCATTTATATTTAATACAATTCCTGATCCTTCTATTTTATTTAATCCAATAAACATTTCATAATCAGTAATTTGAGCTTTCATATCTTCAAGAATCTTATCATTTTTTGTATAATTATTTTCATAGTTATAAATTTTATTTTTCTTTTCAATAGTATCTTCTTTTAAATTTCCTATTTCCTTATATAAAGTAGCTCGTTCTTCAACTGCATTTTGATACTCCGCTGCATTTAGATTATAAGATTGAATCCCTTCAAAATTAAAATTCATTGATATTAAAGCTCCGAGTATTATGGTTGCAATGAAAACAAAGAAAAAACTTTTATTATTTTTCATCACATCACCTCTTTATTTAATATCATTATTTTCTTTTTCTATTGAATTTTTTTTAGATAAGTTTCTCTTCCTAATTTTAAACTCTTCTAATAAAAGTCTTCTTATAATTGCAAAATTATCAAATATTCTGCCTCCAAATACTATTACTGCTGCTATATATATAGGTATTCCAAGCTTATCTCCTAAATATGCAAGCCCTGCTGCAAGTAATGCATTACCAAAGAATCCCGATATAAATATATCGGCTTGAAAATTCTTTGAAAGATTTCCTCTAATTGCTCCAAAAACTGAATCTAAACATGCAAGTATAGCTACAGACATGTATGGTGACAGTTTATCTGATATGTTAACATCCAGTACAAATCCAAGTATTATTCCAATTAATAGTCCTATTACTGCTATCAAACTAACTCTCTCCTATTCCTTCACCAATTTAATAAATTCGCTTTTTAATGATTGTGTTGTCTTTCCTATAACTATATCATCTTCAACTTTAATTTCATTGTTATAGTAAAGAAGAGCTTTATAATCTAAAGATCCTGGAAATGAGATTCCTACATTAAGTCTCCCTTTATCCCCAATTGCTTTAATTACAATTTTATCTCTAGGATATACTTTCCCGGCAGATCCTAGTGCAACTCCATTTCCTGCCGTCTTAATGCCTGTTTGTGGAGTTATTCTAATATCATTTATATTTATAGCCTCTGCTCCAGAAAACCAAAGTAAATTGACTATGTGTACTAATTCATCTTCACCTAAGTCTCCACTATTATTACTTGAATTAGATGTAAATAGAGAAGTTTTAGGTGTTATCGTAAGTGTTATTCCTGGTCCTTTAACATCGACTACACCTAGATGCATTCTAGCATTATCAAGTTGACTTTTTATATCTGTGCCTAAATCACCATCTTTGGCTGCTGTTTCTTCCATTTTTTTAAGTTCGTCTGATACTTTCGAATTTGTTGTTACCAGCTCTTCTTTTTGCTTCTTTAAATTTTCAATTTCTGAAATCATGTCATTTTTATCATAAGTGCTAATGTTTGATGCAGTATTTTTATTAGATAAAACCTTAAATTGATATGCTAATAAAAAGCCTAACAGTGCACAAACAATGGCTACAAATATTTGAGATCTAGATATCTTCATTCCTACCTTACCTTTCATTCTTTATAATATATAGGCGCACCATTAAATCCTACATCCACATACCCTTTAACAATCCCAATACTTGGATTTTCAATTATATGTAGTAGCTTATTCATTTTATCTGGTATATTTTCGTCATTTCCAAGTCTTCCTTCCACATTACCAATATACACCTTTATATTCATCAAATCCGTTACATCAATAACATTTATATTATAATTAGTCGGATTATTTTTTATAATTTGATAAAAAACATCCAAAAATTCTAACATCCTGCTATTGTCTAATGTTTTATTACCTAATTCAACATCTTTCAAGTTTATTCCTATAACATTTACCAAACTTCTATTTTCAACATTATCTGTTTTTTCTAGCAAATTTGATTCACTATCTAAAATATATTTATAGCCATCTTTATCCACATAATATATTCCAAGCTTTTCTGAAATTTTAATATTAACTTGTTTTGGATACGTTTTGCTAATTTCAACATTTTTTACATACGGATTTTTCTTAGCTTCGTTTATTATATTATTTTCATTTATATAGAAAATATTCTGACCAATTAAATTCTCTGTTCTTTTTTTTACATCCTCTCCACTCATGGTCGGGCTTCCGAGTACTGCAACCTTTTTAATAATAAAGATATTTGATTTAGTTGCAAAAATTATTCCTCCAATAATCAAAATTATAATTGTTATAAATATTCTTCTCACTTTTCTTCTACGTTTTGCTTTTAAAATAAATTTATTATTTTTTGTTTTTATCATATACATCCCTATTCTTTACATGTCACTTATATAATAACATGAATTTTAAAATAATATTACTCTAAATTAATAATACCACTTTATGAAAATACTTTCATCAATTTTTACATAGAATTTTATCATTACTAAAACTTAAACTATTATTTTTATTCCAAATTTTCAATTTCATTTGTATTTATACCCAAATAAAATACAGGACAAAGAAATTATAATTTAGTTCTTTGTCCTGCATTTATGCATATTCAAGAAATAACAAGTAAATCAGCTAGTCTACCTTATTTCATCTACCCTATTTTATATTTCTTTAATCTCTTCTTTACCTTCAATTTGCCGTGATATGTTTAAAAGTATCCCTACTGCTGCCATATTAATTACAAGTGCCGATCCTCCATAACTAATAAAGGGGAGTGGTACTCCTGTAACTGGCATTGAGCCTGTTACAACTGCAATATTTATTAAAGATTGAACTGCTATAATAGAAGTGATTCCTATAGCAAGAAAAGTACCATAAGTATCCCTTGCTTTCATAGCTACATTAATTCCTCTCCAAATAAATATTACAAAAAGAGTTATTATACATATACACCCTATAAGGCCTAATTCTTCGCCTATTATTGAAAAAATAAAATCATTATGTGGTTCTGGCATATATAATGTTTTTTGTCTTGATTGACCAAGACCAAGACCTGTAACTCCTCCAGAACCTAATGCATAAAATGATTGTATTAATTGATATCCTTTATCTGCTGGATCTTTCCATGGATCGATAAAATTAAGCAATCTATCACTTCTATAACTTGATGATAGTGTGAAAAAAGTAGCTGCTGCAAACATGACAGGGGCAACAATTCCAAATAAGTGTTTTATTTTACCTCCAGCTGCAAAAAGTACAATAAATGTAACAATCATTATAACACCTGCGATACTTAAGTTTTTCTCCGCCAGTACTATAGCTGCATAAAATCCGGCTACACCTAAATAAGGTAGTATTCCAGTTGTGAATTTTTTTACACCTTCCCCTTTATTTTCAAGGCCAACAGCTAAAAAAAGTACTACTACATATTTTGCTATTTCAGATGGCTGTAAACTAAGAGGTCCAATTACAATCCATCTTTGTGCTCCATTGGTACCTTTAAAAAGGAACACTGCTAATAATAAAGGTATACAAGCTATCATTATTGCTAATGTGTATTTCTTTAGCTTATGATAATCAAAACACATCGCAATTGCCATTACTACAACTCCTATAACTGCTGATATTAACTGTTTTTTCAAAAATAACATACTGTCCTGAAACATAAACATTGAGTAATAAGAACTTGCAGAATATACCATAACTACTCCTATAGTTAAAAGTAATGCTACAGAATAAAATATCCCATAATCTATTTCACCCATTTTTCTTTTTCTCTTGGACCTAATGACTTTCATACATAAATCCTCCAAACCTACTTAACTTAAATTGCTATAAATCCTATAATACATAAAATTGCTGTAATAGTAGAAAATACTGTTACTATCTTTACTTCACTCCAACCCACTTGTTCAAAATGATGATGTATAGGCGACATTTTAAATACTCTTTTGCCGGTTAATTTAAATGAAGTAACTTGAATTATAACAGATAAAGTTTCAATTAGATAAATACCTCCAACTATAATTACAAATAGCTCCATCTTAAGCATTAATGCTAATGTTCCTATAACTCCACCAAGAGCTAAAGATCCTGTATCGCCCATAAATATCTTTGCAGGGAAAGCATTGAATTTCAAGAACCCAAGTAATGCACCAGCCAATGCTATTGCAAAAATTGCCACTTCATAATTTTCTGTTCTAAAACCAACAATCCCAAAGAAAGTTAGCACTATCACCGTAACTGAAGTTGCAAGCCCATCTATTCCATCTGTTAAATTTACTGCATTTGTTACAGCAGCATAAAAAATAACTATAAATGGTATGTATAACATACCTAACTCTACTCTAAATCCATTGCTTACAAATGGGATTAAGATATCTGTTCCTATATATTTATATCCATACCAAGCAAAAGCTAATGAAAATAAAATTAATAATATCATTTTTTGTGCTGATTTTAATCCCAAATTATCTTTGTGGATTATCTTTAACATATCATCTAAAAATCCAATAAATCCAAATGCTAAAAATGCATATAAAATTATCATTTCTTTATCCATAAGCTTATGTCCCATAATTAATATAGTAGTAGCTACAGAAATGAAAAATATAAGTCCACCCATTGTTGGAGTTCCAGATTTCTTTTGATGGCTTTTAGGTCCATCTTTTCTAATGTTTTGCCCAAACTTCAATTTGTGTAATAATGGTATAACTATCGGTCCAAGTATTATTGAAAATACAAATCCCATTATTAGTGGTGCTAAAATTTTTGAGTTAATTAATAAATTTATTGTTTCCCCCATCTAGTGTCGCCCAAGGCATCTAAAAAAAGATACCAAATTAAGGCAAGTCACCTCCTTCGTTCTATTTTATTTTTTCTATATATTTAACTATTTCTTCAAATTTTTCACTTCTTGATGCTTTAACTAAAATAGTATCCTTTTCTTTTATCATACTTGCTAAAG is a window encoding:
- the pyrR gene encoding bifunctional pyr operon transcriptional regulator/uracil phosphoribosyltransferase PyrR, translated to MKLKAVLLDEKAIDRTLIRVSHEIIERNKGVEDLVLLGIKTRGYPLAKRIANYIKGIEGKEVPVGSVDITLYRDDLDISKENLEIRNIDLGLEIKDKKIVIIDDVLYTGRTVRAAIDAIIDVNRPTVIQLAVLIDRGHKELPIRADYVGKNIPTSKSEAIEVYLKETDGEDCVKIYDSNDTE
- a CDS encoding RluA family pseudouridine synthase, producing MDKNIFTVDEKDQGTRIDKYLSEVFVDKSRSFIQGLIEKDSIKVNGKVPKSNYKLKAFDEIEVIFKEPEVLKVDAEEIPLHILYEDKDLIVVNKVQGMVVHPAPGNYNGTLVNALLFHCKDLSSINGVIRPGIVHRIDKDTSGILVVAKNDESHNKLSEQLKDHSMKREYYALIEGRLKNEKGTIDKPLARNKRDRLKMGIVDDGKRAVTHYEVIERYNGYTLIKCILETGRTHQIRVHMASIGFPLVGDPLYGFKKQRFKLKGQVLHAKTLGFIHPTENKYVEFTTELPEYFIGLIDKLRNEIR
- a CDS encoding flagellar motor protein translates to MDILSLLGLVVAFGSIIVGYLLAHGQILALLKLTSGIIVIGGTLGATAVSFPSKTLKKMPKVIALAFKKKEFDLQQHIIYFKDVSLKTRRDGLLSLESELTGADLDPFIKKGLQMVVDGIEPASVKSILNTKLEQLASRHDDCIEMFSAAGGYAPTMGIVGTVTSLVIVLANLADPSAMGGEIASAFVATLYGLGTANLFWLPIASKLKEINKAEIIEKEMIIEAVLLIQEGVNPNTLVSKLVGYLTDEQAKLLEDN
- a CDS encoding OmpA family protein; this translates as MKRIKKEKDNSERWMLSYLDFITLLMIFFLMMYAMSTVDSSKATALAKSLKVGFNSGNGENIIAVSDDTNAPPKVVDQETLDALAETEKLEDIKKKVDELVNNSELKGSVTTTIQERGLLISFNDSVFFNSGEANIKTDWQGKLKSISKVLNGLDNYIRVEGHTDNVAINTDYFPSNWQLSSVRAANVVQFLITQGSVRADRLSSVGYGEYRPIKSNATDAGKSSNRRVDIVILNTKLNNSETPQ
- a CDS encoding DivIVA domain-containing protein, with protein sequence MKLTPMDINNKEFKKGLRGYNADEVDEFLDEVVDNYEELYKENGNLKEKLANLNEKVEHYSKIETTIQNTLILAQNAAEQAKNSAQKEAELMVKNANETAQKLTDKAHNDVIQINDEHEKVKQEFIKFRAKYRNFMNTQIETFDDLEKDFVKNYNVSDPIDDDDAVQEEIIEKEIHIAVDAIDEKEEDEEKTQKLQESNLLNDELNEIKSFFVQGE
- a CDS encoding YlmH family RNA-binding protein, which codes for MKEKINRYFTDQDRADALNLYERYLISKDKDMPMFGKNFYTPNIWSWFEKNLCSNDFKVETNGIFEDAERRMVSFNNAYKNPFPMKLIKIKNTSKFLNLTHRDFLGGILSLGIERNKIGDLLVDKNTCYVPVYEEIENFIIYNIDKISKVICKAEVIDNFELIPKVNFKEEIILVSSLRIDGVVSRIINVSRSNATEMIEQGKVLINYVKIKDKSYELKGEERITIRGFGKFILGDSIGNSKSGRIKMIIKKYT
- a CDS encoding YggT family protein, which codes for MTYSIVTVLSGLFSLLELAIFIECIASWIPQIQGNKYMNIIHNFIYPILEPLKRLQDKLIPGLPMDFSPIIALVILNMLKRIVFGSLF
- a CDS encoding cell division protein SepF, with the translated sequence MSKILSKVKALLGFEDYEEYEDYEDEEYENEMRADEEIEPVITNKKNSKVVNIHTSSNAKVTITKPVDYEEATEICEALKNRRIVLVNTTVLELKIAQRLLDFISGSCYALGGELQQIEKGVYILSPSNVEVTNELKNELSTKAVFNWSK
- a CDS encoding YggS family pyridoxal phosphate-dependent enzyme, whose protein sequence is MGIKQNIEELKYKIQEDVKLLAVSKTKPLEALEEAYIAGVRDFGENKVQELVKKSENFHDDVRWHFIGQLQSNKVKYLVDNVYLIHSLASISLLNEIEKAFGKADKVANVLIQINIGREDSKSGILEENLYEFIELIEKCNHISVKGIMVIIPIGNDDSNRAYFKKTKKIFEELKEKNYNNIHMNILSMGMTHDYMTAIEEGSNLVRIGTGIFGERNYNTGGVKNE
- a CDS encoding DUF881 domain-containing protein is translated as MKNNKSFFFVFIATIILGALISMNFNFEGIQSYNLNAAEYQNAVEERATLYKEIGNLKEDTIEKKNKIYNYENNYTKNDKILEDMKAQITDYEMFIGLNKIEGSGIVLNINDGKTNAREENTDEINNKLLHDNDMALILNELRMAGAEAISVNNHRIVPWSGVTCNWAFMLFDDDEMEYAPFNIYVIGDPEKLKAALLEDGSHVRELMFRKLYVNIEKIDKIIMPPTTSNANVEFMKRYESKK
- a CDS encoding small basic family protein, with translation MIAVIGLLIGIILGFVLDVNISDKLSPYMSVAILACLDSVFGAIRGNLSKNFQADIFISGFFGNALLAAGLAYLGDKLGIPIYIAAVIVFGGRIFDNFAIIRRLLLEEFKIRKRNLSKKNSIEKENNDIK
- a CDS encoding DUF881 domain-containing protein — its product is MKISRSQIFVAIVCALLGFLLAYQFKVLSNKNTASNISTYDKNDMISEIENLKKQKEELVTTNSKVSDELKKMEETAAKDGDLGTDIKSQLDNARMHLGVVDVKGPGITLTITPKTSLFTSNSSNNSGDLGEDELVHIVNLLWFSGAEAININDIRITPQTGIKTAGNGVALGSAGKVYPRDKIVIKAIGDKGRLNVGISFPGSLDYKALLYYNNEIKVEDDIVIGKTTQSLKSEFIKLVKE
- a CDS encoding cell division protein FtsQ/DivIB, with product MIKTKNNKFILKAKRRRKVRRIFITIIILIIGGIIFATKSNIFIIKKVAVLGSPTMSGEDVKKRTENLIGQNIFYINENNIINEAKKNPYVKNVEISKTYPKQVNIKISEKLGIYYVDKDGYKYILDSESNLLEKTDNVENRSLVNVIGINLKDVELGNKTLDNSRMLEFLDVFYQIIKNNPTNYNINVIDVTDLMNIKVYIGNVEGRLGNDENIPDKMNKLLHIIENPSIGIVKGYVDVGFNGAPIYYKE